In one window of Thermodesulfobacteriota bacterium DNA:
- a CDS encoding ATP-binding protein, which yields MKDKTLFSTCPDGEFFGRASEIEYICGRAGAALPAPAIFLFGRRWTGKTEVLRRVFRDLFWGQARVVPLYYQFKGGRPGDEFAEDYLKEVLKQYLAFRLRDSRLVRNEFTLDKIESLLVDNDLYDLADLAAVHREARKAGDETAALRNALQAPAAVSARSGIPVYLILDDLDRAVSGAGQSEAMLARELMDSLGPSSFVASASARRPLEGGVFNGPAEALELEGLDEETASSMMMDLCRIHGVGFDAEIVKLGAHRLDGNPMYMRNLVWAAAKAGTGLTTLKDFADVYTQELFEGNTGFALKSALNLRGINALRVLHACSIATKPLTSEELSERFRQGESELDTIIGSLSAGGLLEASLGSLKWTGDAAVKDFIYFVYETRVKGRSTEEVRTYLAREVLKEGFNFRSSRIAVNLKDEVSEALKSFNGQKSRKVLFSHQAFAARFQKGALKTGAGDDGELAFPQVVGCFDSERLEANESGPPIIVAHGFQNGRYDSGNEVVWMAVVKDSVSPVNIGDVENFLRRSQILRENFRAARVVRWMVSREGFTAEALKRAEAEGVLSSDSVQLKIIRENLESRGKGAGAAEINGTAPVKEFEVVLPSASKAELVAARAVEEIGTEMGFDDTAIGQIKAALVEACINAFEHSRVRTAKVYLKFVASAERLTIHVQNGGVDFDSLSEAASAPAEAGKLPRKRGWGFELMKGLMDEVRVEKVRGGAKVVLVKYLVRKGDGGNGQEI from the coding sequence ATGAAAGATAAGACGCTTTTCAGCACCTGCCCGGACGGCGAGTTCTTCGGCAGGGCGTCCGAGATAGAATACATCTGCGGGAGGGCCGGGGCCGCCCTGCCCGCGCCCGCCATATTCCTCTTCGGGAGACGCTGGACAGGGAAGACCGAGGTGCTCCGGAGGGTCTTCAGGGACCTCTTCTGGGGGCAGGCCAGGGTAGTGCCCCTTTATTACCAGTTCAAGGGAGGGCGGCCCGGGGATGAGTTCGCCGAGGACTACCTTAAAGAGGTTCTCAAGCAGTACCTGGCGTTCAGGCTCCGGGACTCAAGGCTCGTAAGGAACGAGTTCACGCTCGATAAAATCGAGAGCCTCCTTGTCGACAACGACCTCTACGACCTTGCCGACCTAGCGGCCGTCCACCGGGAGGCAAGGAAGGCCGGTGACGAGACCGCGGCCCTGAGAAATGCCCTCCAGGCGCCGGCTGCCGTATCGGCCCGCTCAGGGATCCCCGTATACCTCATCCTTGACGACCTTGACCGCGCGGTCTCGGGCGCAGGGCAGAGCGAGGCCATGCTGGCCAGGGAGCTTATGGACTCGCTCGGGCCGTCCTCGTTCGTGGCCTCGGCTTCTGCAAGGCGGCCCCTCGAAGGAGGCGTATTTAACGGCCCGGCAGAGGCCCTGGAGCTAGAAGGCCTCGACGAGGAGACCGCCTCTTCCATGATGATGGACCTTTGCCGCATCCACGGGGTGGGGTTCGACGCCGAAATAGTGAAGCTCGGGGCCCACAGGCTCGACGGCAACCCCATGTACATGAGGAACCTCGTCTGGGCCGCGGCAAAGGCCGGCACCGGGCTTACGACGCTCAAGGACTTCGCCGACGTCTATACGCAGGAGCTATTTGAGGGCAACACCGGGTTTGCGCTGAAGTCCGCGCTGAATCTTCGCGGCATCAACGCGCTCCGTGTGCTCCATGCATGCTCAATCGCAACTAAACCCCTTACGAGCGAGGAACTCTCGGAAAGGTTCAGGCAGGGCGAATCCGAGCTCGATACCATTATCGGGTCGCTTTCGGCAGGCGGCCTCCTCGAGGCGAGCCTCGGGTCGCTCAAATGGACCGGGGACGCTGCAGTAAAGGACTTCATCTACTTCGTCTACGAGACGAGGGTCAAGGGCAGGTCAACGGAAGAGGTGCGGACTTACCTCGCCAGGGAGGTCTTGAAGGAGGGGTTCAACTTCAGGAGCTCCAGGATAGCGGTCAACCTCAAGGACGAGGTCTCCGAGGCCCTCAAGTCGTTTAACGGCCAGAAGTCCAGGAAGGTCCTTTTCAGCCATCAGGCGTTTGCAGCCCGGTTCCAGAAAGGGGCGCTGAAGACAGGGGCGGGGGACGACGGCGAGCTTGCCTTCCCGCAGGTCGTGGGCTGCTTCGATTCCGAACGGCTCGAGGCCAATGAGTCCGGCCCTCCGATAATCGTAGCCCACGGCTTCCAGAACGGCAGGTACGATTCCGGGAACGAGGTCGTCTGGATGGCCGTTGTAAAGGACTCGGTCTCGCCGGTGAACATCGGGGACGTCGAGAACTTCCTCCGGAGGTCCCAGATACTCAGGGAGAACTTCAGGGCAGCCAGGGTCGTCAGGTGGATGGTCTCCAGGGAGGGCTTCACGGCCGAGGCCCTTAAGCGGGCCGAGGCTGAGGGCGTCCTCTCTTCCGATTCCGTGCAGCTTAAGATAATAAGGGAAAACCTGGAGAGCAGGGGCAAAGGCGCCGGGGCCGCCGAGATAAACGGGACAGCGCCGGTCAAGGAATTCGAGGTCGTCCTGCCCTCGGCCTCAAAGGCCGAGCTCGTCGCCGCGAGGGCCGTCGAGGAGATAGGCACGGAGATGGGCTTTGACGATACTGCCATAGGGCAGATAAAGGCCGCCCTCGTCGAGGCGTGCATAAACGCCTTCGAGCACAGCAGGGTAAGAACGGCGAAGGTGTACCTGAAATTCGTGGCCTCCGCGGAAAGGCTTACAATCCACGTCCAGAACGGCGGGGTGGACTTCGACAGCCTCTCGGAAGCGGCCTCGGCGCCCGCCGAAGCGGGGAAGCTCCCCAGGAAGCGCGGCTGGGGTTTCGAGCTCATGAAGGGGCTCATGGACGAAGTAAGGGTCGAAAAGGTCCGGGGCGGGGCCAAGGTCGTCCTGGTGAAGTACCTTGTCAGAAAAGGAGACGGCGGGAATGGTCAAGAGATATAG
- a CDS encoding STAS domain-containing protein — MVKRYRNFKELGDTVVLYPDDYINDIEGEKLEDLCANYLDRGFRKIVVDFSETELVNSIGVSILIGVIEKVRERDASIYFSGLKRVNYDIFSIVGLTKHIRIFETEEDALGTGSKTAGQAVL; from the coding sequence ATGGTCAAGAGATATAGGAACTTCAAGGAGCTTGGCGATACGGTAGTCCTTTATCCCGACGACTACATAAACGATATCGAGGGGGAGAAGCTCGAAGACCTCTGCGCAAACTACCTCGACCGGGGTTTCAGGAAGATAGTGGTGGACTTCTCGGAGACCGAGCTCGTCAACTCGATAGGCGTGTCCATACTGATAGGCGTGATAGAAAAGGTCAGGGAAAGGGACGCGAGCATATACTTCTCGGGCCTGAAGCGCGTGAACTACGACATATTCAGCATAGTGGGGCTCACCAAGCACATCAGGATATTCGAGACCGAAGAGGATGCCCTCGGCACCGGCTCCAAGACGGCGGGCCAGGCGGTCCTGTGA
- a CDS encoding HD-GYP domain-containing protein, with the protein MSETELSLERLLFNLNTLAELGEEITSPKDFTRVVKSSLYMVMGTFSSSRGAIFQHENGSGSYMPIASKGLGDIGGLRLKLAPETIAELLKRREPVELGGGKDAGFLGAAREALERIDAKVLACLTVKDELLGLIAINGKFSGEPFTLYDHQLLSVMSQHISFSLHSHSLLMKLMHKYTENKGLYENLRRIYYDTIHAFAAAIDAKDSYTRGHSHRVSAYSAALAREMGWSNEEVEGIRIAGLLHDIGKITVDKTIINKASPLTSYECRELNSHPVIGYEILSKIKFPWKGIPMMTRNHHEKVDGTGYPDRLRKSEIPIGARIMALVDAFDAMTTDRPYRPKLSFREAICEVRENWNRQFDPDVIQPFISVIRKEVKREADNPTIVPLLQEELDAVSLNRILEGFPGA; encoded by the coding sequence ATGTCCGAGACCGAACTGAGCCTTGAAAGGCTCCTCTTCAACCTTAACACCCTTGCCGAGCTCGGTGAAGAGATAACTTCCCCGAAGGACTTTACGCGCGTGGTGAAGTCCTCGCTCTATATGGTCATGGGCACGTTCTCCTCGTCCAGGGGGGCCATATTCCAGCACGAGAACGGGAGCGGCTCTTACATGCCGATCGCGTCCAAGGGCCTGGGCGACATCGGGGGCCTGAGGCTCAAGCTCGCCCCGGAGACCATAGCCGAGCTCCTGAAGCGCAGGGAGCCGGTCGAGCTCGGGGGCGGCAAGGACGCCGGTTTCCTCGGCGCCGCAAGGGAAGCGCTTGAAAGGATCGACGCGAAGGTCCTGGCCTGCCTGACGGTGAAGGACGAGCTGTTGGGCCTCATAGCCATAAACGGGAAGTTCTCCGGGGAGCCCTTCACGCTCTACGACCACCAGCTCCTTTCGGTCATGTCCCAGCACATATCGTTCTCGCTCCACAGCCATTCGCTTCTCATGAAGCTCATGCACAAGTACACGGAGAACAAGGGCCTTTACGAGAACTTGAGGCGCATATACTACGACACCATACACGCGTTCGCCGCCGCCATCGACGCCAAGGACTCGTACACGAGGGGCCATTCCCACAGGGTCTCGGCCTACAGCGCCGCGCTCGCGCGCGAGATGGGCTGGTCCAACGAGGAGGTGGAGGGCATAAGGATAGCCGGCCTCCTCCACGACATAGGGAAGATTACCGTCGACAAGACGATAATAAACAAGGCCAGCCCCCTTACGAGCTACGAGTGCAGGGAACTAAACTCACACCCGGTCATAGGCTACGAGATACTCTCGAAGATAAAGTTCCCCTGGAAGGGCATACCCATGATGACAAGGAACCACCACGAGAAGGTGGACGGCACAGGGTACCCCGACAGGCTCAGGAAGTCCGAGATACCGATTGGCGCCAGGATAATGGCGCTGGTCGACGCCTTCGACGCCATGACCACCGACAGGCCCTACAGGCCGAAGCTTTCCTTCAGGGAGGCGATATGCGAGGTCAGGGAGAACTGGAACAGGCAGTTCGACCCGGACGTGATACAGCCCTTCATATCGGTCATAAGGAAGGAAGTCAAGAGGGAGGCGGACAACCCCACTATAGTGCCGCTCCTTCAGGAGGAGCTTGACGCGGTGTCGCTTAACAGGATCCTCGAAGGGTTCCCCGGGGCCTGA
- the recJ gene encoding single-stranded-DNA-specific exonuclease RecJ translates to MLGRRWKISPANRELQERLGRKLNILPLTAQLLVNRGLVDADKAFSFLKPDLASLHDPMLMKGMDRAVERIARALREREKITVYGDYDVDGATSTALLSLFLREIGADAATYIPERLAEGYGLNPEAVKKLAASGCRLVITVDCGSSNRAEVELANSLGIDVIVTDHHEMPKDAPPALAVLNPGQEGCRFPFKGLAGVGVAFNLALALRAYLRETGWFREGEPNLKRYLDLVALGTVADLVPLMDENRVFVHYGLKELEAMKRPGLKALVEGAGLKGRLSASHIAFQMAPRLNAAGRISTADTALRLLTTESPEEASALAAALEKENSSRQRIEAETLEEALSMLEGHRDRGIVLYSERWHPGVIGIVASRLVDRFSRPAVLIALENGVGKGSARSIRSFNILEGLKGCAVLLERFGGHKAAAGLTVSGEMVEAFRKEFIRQVNGALTDEDLVSEMTLDAVVSLEEVGRRLVSEIESLAPFGASNHEPLLCLPDTHIVETEVVGARHLKFKVKHNGRVQRGIGFGLAGLHPVQGKGYGIAFSPYMDEWQGNTSLRLRIKDVKHGFANPLT, encoded by the coding sequence ATGCTCGGAAGACGGTGGAAAATCAGCCCGGCTAACAGGGAACTGCAGGAGCGGCTGGGCAGGAAGTTGAACATACTCCCCCTTACGGCGCAGCTTCTCGTAAACAGGGGCCTTGTCGACGCGGACAAGGCCTTTTCTTTTCTCAAGCCGGACCTCGCCTCGCTCCACGACCCCATGCTCATGAAAGGCATGGACAGGGCCGTCGAGCGTATAGCCCGCGCGCTTCGCGAAAGGGAAAAGATTACCGTCTACGGCGACTACGACGTCGACGGCGCGACCTCGACGGCCCTTCTTTCCCTCTTTCTCCGCGAAATCGGGGCGGACGCCGCCACGTACATACCCGAGAGGCTCGCCGAGGGATACGGCCTTAACCCCGAGGCCGTGAAGAAGCTCGCTGCCTCGGGCTGCCGCCTGGTAATAACCGTGGACTGCGGCTCATCGAACAGGGCAGAGGTGGAACTGGCAAATTCGCTCGGCATTGACGTCATCGTAACCGACCACCATGAAATGCCTAAGGACGCGCCTCCCGCGCTCGCGGTCCTCAATCCCGGCCAGGAGGGGTGCCGTTTCCCTTTCAAGGGGCTCGCGGGGGTGGGGGTCGCTTTCAACCTCGCGCTTGCGCTCCGGGCATATCTCCGCGAGACGGGGTGGTTCAGGGAAGGCGAGCCTAACCTCAAGAGATACCTCGACCTCGTGGCCCTGGGGACGGTAGCGGACCTCGTCCCGCTCATGGACGAGAACCGCGTTTTCGTGCACTACGGCCTGAAGGAGCTCGAGGCAATGAAGAGGCCGGGGCTTAAGGCCCTCGTGGAAGGGGCCGGGCTCAAGGGCAGGCTCTCGGCCAGCCACATCGCCTTCCAGATGGCGCCGAGGCTCAATGCCGCCGGAAGGATATCCACCGCCGACACGGCGCTCAGGCTCCTTACGACCGAAAGCCCGGAAGAGGCCTCGGCCCTTGCGGCGGCCCTCGAAAAAGAGAACTCCTCGCGGCAGAGGATAGAGGCCGAGACCCTGGAAGAGGCCCTCTCCATGCTCGAGGGGCACAGGGACAGGGGCATAGTCCTCTATTCCGAGCGCTGGCATCCGGGCGTCATAGGCATAGTCGCGTCCCGGCTCGTGGACAGGTTCTCGAGGCCGGCGGTCCTCATAGCGCTTGAGAACGGGGTGGGCAAGGGCTCGGCAAGGAGCATACGCTCCTTCAACATCCTCGAGGGGCTCAAGGGCTGCGCTGTCCTCCTCGAACGTTTCGGCGGGCACAAGGCAGCGGCGGGCCTGACCGTCTCCGGCGAGATGGTCGAGGCCTTCAGAAAAGAGTTCATCAGGCAGGTGAACGGCGCCCTTACGGACGAGGACCTCGTATCTGAAATGACGCTCGACGCGGTCGTCTCCCTCGAGGAAGTCGGGAGAAGGCTCGTCTCCGAAATAGAGAGCCTCGCCCCGTTCGGCGCCTCCAACCACGAGCCGCTCCTTTGCCTGCCCGATACGCATATAGTGGAAACCGAAGTCGTGGGCGCAAGACACCTGAAGTTCAAGGTGAAGCATAACGGGCGCGTCCAGCGCGGCATAGGGTTCGGGCTCGCCGGCCTCCACCCGGTGCAAGGCAAGGGCTACGGCATAGCTTTTTCGCCTTACATGGACGAATGGCAGGGCAATACGAGCTTGAGGCTGAGGATAAAGGACGTCAAGCACGGGTTTGCAAATCCCTTGACATGA
- a CDS encoding lytic transglycosylase domain-containing protein, with the protein MILRKGLAVFAFAIVLGAVFAPSLTSGKFVAGVFPDGDRSLNSSRHYVLDVLRENRTGLGALEELKLAEVIIMESVEHKLDPLFVLALIETESTFYNWSRSLRGAMGLMQIMPSTGEEIARQLRLEWKGEETLLDPYTNIKMGVHYFSKLKRRYKDVGLTLAAYNAGPGKVDAWMRDGIGPSAFYAERVLENYRRFLERAAYN; encoded by the coding sequence ATGATTCTCCGGAAAGGGCTGGCCGTCTTCGCCTTCGCCATCGTCCTCGGGGCCGTTTTCGCGCCGTCGCTTACGAGCGGGAAGTTCGTGGCCGGGGTCTTCCCGGATGGCGACAGGTCGCTTAACTCTTCAAGGCACTATGTGCTGGACGTATTGCGCGAGAACAGGACCGGGCTCGGCGCGCTCGAGGAGCTTAAGCTCGCGGAGGTCATAATAATGGAGAGCGTCGAACACAAGCTCGACCCTCTTTTCGTCCTCGCCCTCATAGAGACCGAGTCCACCTTCTACAACTGGTCAAGGTCGTTGAGGGGCGCAATGGGGCTCATGCAGATAATGCCCTCGACAGGGGAGGAGATAGCCCGCCAGCTCAGGCTTGAATGGAAGGGCGAGGAGACGCTCCTCGACCCCTATACCAACATAAAGATGGGCGTGCATTACTTCTCGAAGCTCAAGCGCAGGTACAAGGACGTCGGGTTGACTCTCGCGGCCTACAACGCGGGCCCGGGGAAGGTGGACGCGTGGATGAGGGACGGGATCGGGCCGTCCGCCTTTTACGCCGAGAGGGTATTGGAGAACTACAGGAGGTTTCTGGAAAGGGCCGCGTACAATTAA
- the speB gene encoding agmatinase codes for MTVKRKASPAEAMFNFGGVSSEVFEGKKPRYSVLPVPYDLTASYISGMRGGPRAIIDASTHMELYDEELGCEPYEAGIETLPQLEATALGPEEMIRRVRESVASILDEGKVPVMLGGEHSITLGLVQALLERYPGMSVLQLDAHADMRDSYQDTPFNHACVARRISELCPIVQVGIRSLSADEAAFLKGERKAGRKAGTRIKTFTALDVLKGVSPKAIASSLTNDVCITIDLDVFDPSIMPATGTPEPGGLGWYNVLDVVREAVSKKKVVGFDVVELCPLPGNIAPDFLAAKLVYKIMGYMNRGRRRQRLP; via the coding sequence ATGACCGTTAAGAGAAAGGCCAGCCCGGCCGAGGCGATGTTCAACTTCGGCGGGGTTTCAAGCGAGGTGTTCGAGGGGAAAAAGCCCCGTTATTCGGTGCTGCCGGTCCCCTATGACCTTACGGCCTCGTACATAAGCGGCATGAGGGGCGGCCCAAGGGCCATAATCGACGCCTCCACCCACATGGAGCTCTATGACGAAGAGCTCGGCTGCGAGCCGTACGAAGCCGGGATAGAGACCCTGCCCCAGCTTGAGGCCACGGCGCTCGGGCCGGAGGAGATGATACGGAGGGTCAGGGAGTCGGTCGCCTCCATCCTGGACGAGGGCAAGGTGCCCGTAATGCTCGGAGGCGAGCATTCGATAACGCTCGGGCTCGTGCAGGCACTCCTGGAAAGATACCCCGGCATGTCGGTCCTGCAGCTCGACGCCCATGCCGATATGAGGGACTCCTACCAGGACACCCCTTTCAACCACGCCTGCGTCGCCAGGAGGATATCCGAGCTCTGCCCCATAGTCCAGGTGGGGATAAGGAGCCTTTCGGCGGACGAGGCCGCGTTTCTCAAAGGTGAAAGAAAGGCGGGCAGGAAGGCCGGGACGCGCATAAAGACGTTCACCGCGCTCGATGTGCTGAAGGGCGTAAGCCCGAAGGCCATAGCCTCAAGCCTGACCAATGACGTCTGCATCACCATCGACCTGGACGTCTTCGACCCCTCGATAATGCCGGCAACCGGCACTCCCGAGCCCGGCGGGCTCGGATGGTACAACGTCCTGGATGTCGTTAGGGAAGCCGTCTCGAAAAAGAAGGTGGTGGGGTTCGACGTCGTCGAGCTCTGCCCGCTTCCGGGCAACATAGCGCCGGATTTCCTGGCCGCTAAACTCGTATACAAGATAATGGGCTACATGAACCGCGGCAGGAGGAGGCAGCGCCTGCCTTAA
- a CDS encoding arginine decarboxylase, pyruvoyl-dependent, whose protein sequence is MFVPKRVFFTKGVGIHKEELTSFELALRDAGIEKFNLVQVSSIFPPAAKIVPKTVGLKKLSPGQIVFCVMSRLSSNEPRRLLAASVGCAIPMDRKLYGYLSEHHAYGETDTAAGDYAEDLAAAMLASTLGIELDENLGWDEKKEIYRISDKIVKTSNVTQSAIVKSDGKFTTVVAAAVLIP, encoded by the coding sequence ATGTTCGTTCCGAAAAGGGTGTTTTTTACAAAAGGCGTAGGGATACACAAGGAAGAACTCACGTCTTTCGAGCTTGCGTTGAGGGACGCGGGGATAGAGAAGTTCAACCTGGTGCAGGTCTCCAGCATTTTCCCGCCTGCAGCCAAGATAGTGCCCAAGACAGTAGGGCTCAAGAAGCTGTCCCCCGGCCAGATCGTCTTCTGCGTCATGAGCAGGCTCTCGAGCAACGAGCCCAGGAGGCTCCTTGCGGCCTCGGTCGGCTGCGCGATACCGATGGACAGGAAGCTATACGGCTATCTCAGCGAGCACCACGCCTACGGTGAGACCGACACCGCAGCGGGCGACTACGCCGAGGACCTTGCGGCCGCGATGCTCGCCTCGACGCTCGGCATAGAGCTGGACGAGAACCTCGGCTGGGACGAGAAAAAAGAGATATACAGGATAAGCGACAAGATAGTAAAGACGTCCAACGTAACGCAGTCGGCGATAGTAAAGAGCGACGGGAAGTTCACCACCGTCGTGGCCGCCGCGGTCCTCATACCTTAA
- a CDS encoding D-alanine--D-alanine ligase — protein sequence MKIALTYNLKKDLGEAQRLPEDFYAECDEPETVFAVRDALAGRHGEVLMVEADEDAFEKLRRERPDIVFNMAEGLWGESRESQIPAMLEMLRIPYTGSNPLTLGLCLNKARAKEVLAYYGIPTARFVVARTNGLEIHRLLSFPMIVKPLFEGSSKGIKNDSIVSGPEELERKVASVLEEYSQPALVEEYLPGREFTVALMGNGSNIKVLPIVEINYSALPAGVNHIYSYEAKWVLDTPDAPLDIFNCPADIPERLKTAIEAVSRDAFTALDVKDWCRIDVRLDTSGLPHVIELNPLPGILMDPKCNSCFPKAARAAGMDFSTLVNGVLDAARGRYGV from the coding sequence ATGAAAATCGCACTTACCTATAACCTCAAGAAAGATCTCGGGGAGGCGCAGCGCCTCCCCGAGGACTTCTACGCCGAATGTGACGAGCCCGAGACCGTCTTCGCCGTCCGGGACGCTTTGGCCGGGCGCCACGGGGAGGTCCTCATGGTCGAGGCGGACGAGGACGCGTTCGAGAAGCTCAGGCGCGAGAGGCCGGACATCGTCTTCAACATGGCCGAGGGGCTCTGGGGCGAGAGCAGGGAATCGCAGATACCGGCCATGCTCGAAATGCTCCGGATCCCGTATACCGGCTCGAACCCGCTCACGCTGGGCCTCTGCCTCAACAAGGCGCGCGCCAAGGAGGTGCTGGCCTATTACGGCATCCCTACCGCAAGGTTCGTTGTCGCGCGGACGAACGGACTCGAAATCCACAGGCTACTCTCATTCCCCATGATAGTGAAGCCGCTTTTCGAGGGGTCGAGCAAGGGAATAAAGAACGACTCCATAGTATCCGGGCCCGAGGAGCTCGAACGGAAGGTCGCTTCCGTTCTGGAGGAATACTCCCAGCCGGCCCTGGTCGAGGAATACCTCCCGGGACGCGAGTTCACGGTGGCCCTAATGGGGAACGGGAGCAATATCAAGGTGCTCCCCATAGTCGAGATAAACTACTCGGCCCTGCCTGCCGGCGTAAACCACATCTATTCCTACGAGGCCAAATGGGTGCTCGACACCCCGGATGCCCCCCTCGACATATTCAACTGCCCTGCTGACATACCCGAAAGGCTGAAGACCGCCATAGAGGCCGTCTCAAGGGACGCCTTTACGGCGCTCGACGTCAAGGACTGGTGCAGGATAGACGTGAGGCTCGATACCTCCGGCCTGCCGCACGTAATAGAGCTCAACCCGCTCCCTGGGATACTCATGGACCCAAAGTGCAATTCCTGCTTCCCGAAGGCCGCCCGGGCCGCTGGCATGGACTTCAGCACACTGGTGAACGGGGTCCTCGACGCGGCGCGCGGGAGGTACGGGGTATGA
- a CDS encoding ATP-grasp domain-containing protein, translating to MSPARVKIVFNDDGSDTYTLGEKTVDLDNILTTVSDVEGALRSKGYETARVPLRRREDLERFTKEIRDPEAVVFNLCEGAFNRSSLEMHVAALLELHGARFTGSGPLTLGLALDKGLTKDILSRRGVPTPGYAVMAEASGKTGELEFPLIVKPLREDASIGIDSGAVVESPVELRERVDHILSNYAQPAIVEEYVDGREFNIAVMGNGNSRRALPPSEILFVDFPEGKPKICCYEAKWVEESPFYRKTVPSCPAEIPEKLKVELQAVALKAYGMMGCRDYARVDMRLGKDGKAKVLEVNPNPDISSDAGFARAAKAAGLDYPDLIAAIVDAAVSRYAPQAGMASGRT from the coding sequence ATGAGCCCCGCCAGGGTGAAGATAGTCTTCAACGATGACGGTAGCGATACCTACACCCTCGGCGAAAAAACAGTAGACCTGGATAACATACTTACGACCGTAAGCGACGTCGAGGGCGCGCTCCGCTCGAAGGGGTACGAGACCGCAAGGGTGCCCTTGAGGAGGCGCGAAGACCTCGAGCGGTTTACGAAGGAGATACGGGACCCGGAGGCGGTCGTCTTCAACCTCTGCGAGGGTGCGTTCAACAGGAGCTCGCTCGAGATGCACGTTGCCGCCCTCCTCGAGCTCCACGGAGCGAGGTTCACGGGCAGCGGACCGCTGACGCTCGGGCTCGCGCTGGACAAGGGGCTTACAAAAGACATACTCTCGAGGAGGGGCGTGCCCACCCCAGGGTACGCGGTCATGGCCGAGGCGTCCGGGAAGACCGGGGAGCTCGAGTTCCCGCTCATCGTCAAGCCGCTACGCGAGGACGCGAGCATCGGAATAGATTCCGGGGCCGTCGTCGAGAGCCCGGTGGAATTAAGGGAAAGAGTCGACCACATACTCTCGAACTACGCCCAGCCCGCTATAGTCGAGGAGTACGTGGACGGCAGGGAGTTCAATATCGCCGTCATGGGGAACGGGAACAGCAGGCGCGCCCTGCCCCCTTCCGAGATACTCTTCGTCGATTTCCCCGAGGGCAAACCCAAGATATGCTGCTACGAGGCTAAGTGGGTCGAAGAGAGCCCTTTTTACCGCAAGACCGTGCCTTCCTGCCCGGCGGAAATACCCGAGAAGCTCAAGGTAGAGCTCCAGGCGGTCGCGCTCAAGGCCTACGGCATGATGGGGTGCAGGGACTATGCCAGGGTGGACATGAGGCTCGGGAAGGACGGCAAGGCCAAGGTCCTGGAGGTCAACCCAAACCCGGACATATCCTCGGACGCGGGGTTTGCGAGGGCCGCAAAGGCCGCCGGCCTTGATTACCCGGACCTCATAGCCGCCATAGTGGATGCGGCCGTGTCGAGGTACGCGCCGCAGGCCGGAATGGCCTCGGGAAGGACATGA
- a CDS encoding GNAT family N-acetyltransferase, whose protein sequence is MSGSGGGITVRKTLPGDRPALVDIIENSENLSREEMDCAAELLDIYFKNPLETDYLFLTAADPSSSPAGYACYGKRPLTDAVYDIYWIVVDSRQRRGGIGTRLIEELEKLLREEGARMLVAETSGLPAYEAARRLYLRNGFREEARIREFYKPGDDIVFYTKRLQKTNGDA, encoded by the coding sequence ATGAGCGGGAGCGGAGGCGGGATAACCGTGAGGAAGACGCTTCCCGGGGACAGGCCCGCCCTGGTCGACATTATAGAAAACTCGGAGAACCTGAGCAGGGAGGAGATGGATTGCGCGGCGGAACTCCTTGATATATACTTTAAAAACCCGCTTGAGACCGATTACCTCTTTCTTACGGCGGCAGACCCCTCCTCCTCTCCCGCGGGTTACGCCTGCTACGGGAAAAGGCCGCTAACGGACGCCGTATATGACATCTACTGGATCGTGGTGGACAGCCGCCAAAGGCGCGGCGGCATAGGGACCAGGCTGATCGAGGAGCTTGAAAAACTGCTCAGGGAAGAGGGGGCCCGGATGCTGGTGGCCGAAACATCGGGGCTCCCGGCCTATGAGGCCGCGAGGAGGCTCTATCTCAGGAACGGTTTCCGCGAAGAGGCCCGGATAAGGGAGTTCTACAAGCCCGGAGACGACATCGTCTTCTATACCAAGCGCTTACAAAAAACAAACGGGGACGCCTGA